Proteins found in one Verrucomicrobiia bacterium genomic segment:
- a CDS encoding flavin reductase family protein, whose protein sequence is MQIDPKGKEVGEIYRLMISAIVPRPIAFISTVSKSGVLNLAPFSYFMGVCSRPPTIAVSIIERPSGPKDTANNIQDTAQFTVNIVTEEIAEKMNIASGDYPPEVDEFKMAGLTPMPSTLITPPRVAESPISMECRLVEMSKVGESPYASYLTLGEVLLFHIQDELWADGEVDVRKLLAIGRMSGPRYTKTRDIFEMPRPRIKRE, encoded by the coding sequence ATGCAGATAGACCCGAAGGGGAAAGAGGTGGGGGAGATTTACCGGCTGATGATAAGCGCCATCGTGCCGCGGCCGATTGCGTTTATTTCCACCGTGAGCAAAAGCGGGGTTTTGAACCTGGCGCCGTTTTCCTACTTTATGGGGGTGTGCTCGCGGCCGCCGACGATTGCGGTTTCCATCATCGAGCGGCCTAGTGGGCCGAAGGACACAGCGAACAACATTCAGGATACGGCGCAGTTTACGGTGAACATCGTGACGGAGGAGATTGCGGAGAAGATGAACATCGCATCGGGAGATTATCCGCCGGAGGTGGATGAGTTCAAGATGGCCGGGCTGACGCCGATGCCTTCCACTTTGATAACGCCGCCGCGGGTGGCGGAGTCGCCGATTTCGATGGAGTGCCGGCTGGTGGAGATGTCCAAAGTGGGGGAATCGCCGTATGCTTCGTATCTGACTTTGGGGGAAGTTCTTTTGTTTCACATCCAAGACGAACTGTGGGCGGATGGAGAAGTGGACGTGCGGAAACTTTTGGCCATCGGGCGGATGTCCGGGCCGCGCTACACCAAGACGCGGGATATTTTTGAGATGCCGCGGCCGAGGATAAAACGGGAATGA
- the nadC gene encoding carboxylating nicotinate-nucleotide diphosphorylase yields MIPKIDYEFVARVLAEDLGEGDLTAKALGISGKKAKAILWAKERGVLAGQKLFEAFFEYFESGCKIRWYVKEGGRVERGMKAAEVSGPATVLLAAERAALNTLSHLSGIATLTAQFVYALQGTGVKILDTRKTLPGLREWEKYSVRIGGGKNHRLGLFDQILVKENHLTQSGSVANAVKKGLAYLKKNFPGWENDLKTKPLFEIEVKNQREMLAALKAGARFLMLDNFSLLEIAEAVKRARGWEKKHKTKVRLEASGNIEMATVRRVAHTGVDYISAGALTHSAPALDFSLKIVK; encoded by the coding sequence GTGATTCCGAAGATTGATTACGAATTTGTGGCGCGAGTCCTCGCGGAGGATTTGGGGGAGGGGGATTTAACCGCCAAGGCGCTGGGGATTTCCGGCAAAAAGGCCAAAGCGATTCTCTGGGCGAAAGAACGCGGGGTTTTGGCGGGGCAGAAACTGTTTGAGGCATTTTTTGAGTACTTCGAAAGCGGGTGTAAGATTCGCTGGTATGTCAAAGAAGGGGGACGGGTGGAACGCGGAATGAAAGCGGCGGAGGTGAGCGGGCCGGCCACGGTACTTTTGGCGGCGGAGCGGGCGGCCTTGAATACGCTCTCCCATCTTTCAGGTATCGCCACGTTGACGGCGCAGTTTGTTTATGCGCTGCAGGGGACGGGAGTGAAGATTTTGGATACGCGCAAGACCTTGCCGGGGCTGCGGGAATGGGAGAAGTATTCCGTGCGCATCGGTGGAGGGAAAAATCACCGCTTGGGGCTGTTTGATCAAATTCTGGTGAAGGAAAATCATTTGACGCAAAGCGGTTCGGTTGCCAATGCGGTGAAGAAGGGCTTGGCGTATTTGAAAAAGAATTTTCCCGGCTGGGAGAATGATTTGAAGACCAAGCCGCTTTTTGAAATCGAGGTGAAAAACCAAAGGGAGATGCTGGCGGCGTTGAAGGCGGGAGCAAGGTTTTTGATGCTGGATAATTTTTCTCTTTTGGAAATAGCAGAGGCGGTGAAGAGAGCGCGGGGGTGGGAGAAAAAGCATAAGACAAAAGTTCGGCTGGAAGCGTCCGGCAATATTGAGATGGCCACCGTGAGGCGGGTTGCACATACCGGAGTTGATTACATTTCTGCCGGGGCGTTGACGCATTCGGCTCCCGCGCTCGATTTCAGTTTGAAAATCGTCAAGTGA
- a CDS encoding biotin--[acetyl-CoA-carboxylase] ligase, translated as MIRKDQIELADRFLSLLGDQIGGGVVLDDAEKRLAVSTAQLRQLIELLGGWGYKVKEADGQLQLVEVGDFVNDFAIRHYLSTKILGQKIHSYQSIGSTNNTAWQLAEQGAPEGTLVVADRQTAGRGRLGRSWHSPPRVGLWFSLVLRPEVAPSEAAGISLLTALALSQAIQSHCRIEAKIKWPNDCQIAGKKVAGILTELSSELDRVNFVIVGVGLNVNQAKSDFPSGLKAKATSLAIETKEKWLRAEILALFLKEFEHFYLQFKKAGIGPFIKEIERRMALLGQKVKLAAGKEIITGKVAGLAEDGALLLETKSGSYRAISGEVSVS; from the coding sequence GTGATAAGAAAAGACCAAATCGAGCTGGCCGACCGGTTTTTGTCACTTTTGGGAGACCAGATTGGGGGTGGGGTCGTGCTCGATGACGCTGAAAAACGGCTTGCGGTTTCCACTGCGCAACTTAGACAGCTAATTGAACTGTTGGGAGGGTGGGGATACAAAGTCAAAGAGGCCGATGGGCAACTGCAACTCGTCGAGGTGGGGGATTTTGTCAATGATTTTGCCATCCGGCATTACCTCTCCACCAAAATTTTGGGGCAGAAGATTCACAGTTACCAGTCCATCGGCTCAACCAACAACACAGCTTGGCAATTGGCGGAGCAGGGAGCGCCGGAGGGGACGCTCGTTGTAGCCGACCGGCAGACGGCGGGAAGGGGACGGCTGGGGCGGAGCTGGCATTCGCCGCCGCGGGTGGGGCTTTGGTTTTCGCTCGTTCTGCGGCCGGAGGTTGCCCCTTCGGAAGCGGCAGGGATTTCGCTTTTGACGGCTTTGGCGCTATCGCAGGCGATTCAGAGTCACTGCCGCATCGAGGCGAAAATCAAATGGCCGAACGACTGCCAGATAGCGGGGAAAAAGGTGGCGGGAATTTTGACCGAGCTTTCGTCCGAGCTGGATAGAGTAAATTTTGTCATCGTTGGCGTGGGGTTAAACGTGAACCAAGCCAAAAGCGACTTTCCGTCCGGTTTAAAAGCCAAAGCGACTTCGCTGGCGATTGAAACCAAAGAAAAATGGCTGCGGGCGGAGATTCTGGCCTTGTTTTTGAAGGAATTCGAGCATTTTTATCTGCAATTCAAAAAAGCGGGCATTGGGCCGTTCATCAAGGAGATTGAACGGCGGATGGCGCTTTTGGGGCAGAAGGTGAAGCTGGCGGCTGGCAAGGAGATCATCACCGGCAAGGTGGCCGGGCTGGCGGAGGATGGGGCTTTGCTTTTGGAGACGAAGTCCGGGAGTTACCGGGCGATTTCGGGGGAGGTTTCGGTATCATAG
- the uvrA gene encoding excinuclease ABC subunit UvrA, giving the protein METIRIQGAREHNLKNISLEIPRDKLVVFTGLSGSGKSSLAFDTIYAEGQRRYVESLSAYARQFLGLMEKPDVDLIDGLSPAISIEQRSSAKNPRSTVGTVTEIYDYLRLLFSRIGIPHCYKCGRKISKQTTDQIVDRVLEFPKGAKIQVLAPLVSGRKGEHREVLEEAKKKGFIRARVDGKVTEISDEIKLDKKKKHSIEIVVDRLMVESKIQKRLADSLETALKLGSGVVIVNEIGKEDHLFSQNYACVYCGISYEEPTPRLFSFNSPFGACPECDGLGSKMEIDPDLVVPDPKRSINAGAIAPWGINLGGWFQFMVKGVLEHYGLNANTPFYKLPEEVQKVLLHGSGAKEMKFQYEHSEGRGKGEYLSNFEGIIPQLERRYRQTESEGVRNWIEQFMTVRPCPKCEGTRLKKEALSVKIAGCSIRDVTALSVKAVAAFFNNLSMTKKEQIIARQIIKEIRERLTFLVNVGLDYLTLDRSASSLSGGEAQRIRLATQIGSRLMGVLYILDEPSIGLHQRDNKKLLRTLTDLRDIGNTVIVVEHDRETIEMADWVVDLGPGAGKDGGEVVAQGTPEGIAKASRSITGQYLSGKRFIPIPPRRRNGNGQCIYLFGASGNNLKNIEVKFPLGVFIAVTGVSGSGKSTLVNETLYRILSQEFYGSKTPPLRYEKIEGLNRIDKVIDIDQSPIGRTPRSNPATYTGVFTYIRDLFAQLPEAKMRGYAPGRFSFNVAGGRCEACEGDGIIKIEMHFLPDVYVPCEVCKGARYNRETLEVKYKGKSIAEVLDMTVADALEFFENIPRIRKKLQTLADVGLSYIHLGQQATTLSGGEAQRVKLSTELSKTATGNTFYILDEPTTGLHFEDIKMLLGVLNALVERGNTVLVIEHNLDVIKTADYIIDLGPEGGDAGGKVVASGTPEQVAAVRESYTGQFLRKTLSD; this is encoded by the coding sequence ATAGAGACCATCCGAATTCAGGGCGCCAGAGAGCATAACTTAAAGAACATTTCGCTGGAAATCCCTCGCGATAAGCTGGTAGTGTTCACGGGGTTATCCGGGTCGGGCAAGTCCAGCTTGGCGTTCGACACCATCTACGCCGAAGGCCAGCGCCGCTATGTGGAATCCCTCTCCGCCTACGCCCGCCAGTTCTTGGGGCTGATGGAAAAGCCGGATGTCGATTTAATCGACGGCCTCTCCCCGGCCATCTCGATTGAGCAGCGAAGCTCGGCCAAAAACCCCCGCTCCACGGTCGGCACGGTCACCGAAATTTACGATTATTTGCGGCTCCTTTTCTCCCGCATCGGCATCCCCCACTGCTACAAATGCGGCCGGAAAATCTCCAAGCAGACCACCGACCAGATTGTGGATAGGGTTCTGGAATTTCCCAAAGGGGCCAAAATTCAGGTGCTCGCCCCGCTCGTTTCCGGCCGCAAAGGGGAGCATCGCGAAGTGCTGGAGGAGGCCAAAAAGAAGGGGTTCATCCGCGCCCGTGTGGATGGGAAAGTGACGGAGATTTCCGACGAAATCAAGCTCGACAAAAAGAAAAAGCACTCCATCGAAATCGTAGTGGACCGACTAATGGTGGAATCGAAGATTCAAAAGCGGCTGGCCGATTCGCTGGAAACGGCCTTGAAATTGGGCTCCGGCGTGGTCATCGTGAACGAGATTGGCAAGGAAGACCATCTCTTTTCCCAAAACTACGCCTGCGTCTATTGCGGCATCTCGTACGAGGAGCCGACGCCGCGTCTCTTTTCCTTCAACTCCCCCTTCGGCGCCTGCCCGGAATGCGACGGGCTGGGGTCGAAAATGGAAATCGACCCGGATTTGGTGGTGCCCGACCCCAAACGCTCCATCAACGCCGGCGCGATTGCCCCGTGGGGCATCAATTTGGGGGGCTGGTTCCAGTTTATGGTCAAAGGAGTTCTGGAACACTACGGGCTAAACGCCAACACCCCGTTTTACAAACTGCCGGAGGAAGTGCAAAAAGTCCTGCTCCACGGCTCCGGCGCCAAGGAGATGAAGTTTCAATACGAGCATTCCGAAGGGCGCGGCAAGGGGGAATACCTGTCCAACTTCGAGGGGATAATTCCCCAATTGGAGCGCCGCTACCGCCAGACCGAATCGGAAGGGGTGCGCAACTGGATAGAACAGTTTATGACCGTCCGTCCCTGCCCCAAATGCGAAGGCACCCGCTTGAAAAAAGAAGCCCTCTCGGTCAAGATTGCGGGCTGCTCCATACGGGATGTAACCGCCCTTTCCGTCAAGGCCGTCGCCGCCTTTTTCAACAACCTCTCCATGACCAAAAAAGAACAGATTATTGCCAGGCAAATCATCAAGGAAATCCGCGAACGCTTAACGTTTTTGGTCAACGTCGGGCTGGATTATCTCACACTCGACCGGAGCGCCTCCTCCCTTTCCGGCGGCGAAGCCCAGCGCATCCGCCTGGCGACCCAAATCGGTTCGCGGCTGATGGGCGTCCTCTACATTCTGGACGAGCCCTCCATCGGTCTGCACCAGCGGGATAACAAAAAGCTTTTGCGCACGCTGACCGATTTGCGCGACATCGGCAACACCGTGATTGTGGTGGAGCACGACCGCGAAACGATAGAAATGGCCGACTGGGTGGTGGACTTGGGCCCCGGCGCGGGCAAGGACGGCGGCGAGGTGGTGGCCCAGGGAACGCCGGAGGGAATTGCCAAAGCGAGCCGCTCCATAACCGGGCAGTATCTTTCCGGCAAAAGATTTATTCCCATTCCCCCTCGAAGACGCAACGGCAACGGACAGTGCATCTATCTATTCGGCGCTTCCGGCAACAATCTGAAAAATATCGAAGTCAAATTTCCGCTCGGAGTTTTCATCGCCGTCACAGGCGTCTCCGGCTCCGGGAAATCCACGCTGGTGAACGAAACCCTGTACCGGATTTTGTCGCAGGAATTCTACGGCTCAAAAACGCCTCCTTTGCGCTACGAAAAAATCGAAGGGCTAAATCGCATCGATAAAGTCATCGATATTGACCAGTCCCCCATAGGCCGCACGCCCCGCTCGAACCCCGCCACCTACACCGGCGTTTTCACCTACATCCGCGACCTTTTCGCTCAATTGCCGGAAGCGAAGATGCGCGGCTACGCCCCCGGAAGATTTTCCTTCAACGTCGCCGGCGGCCGCTGCGAGGCCTGTGAGGGGGACGGCATCATCAAAATCGAAATGCATTTCCTGCCGGATGTGTACGTCCCCTGCGAGGTTTGCAAGGGCGCCCGCTACAACCGCGAGACCCTCGAAGTCAAATACAAAGGGAAATCGATTGCGGAAGTGCTCGATATGACCGTCGCCGACGCCTTGGAATTTTTCGAAAACATTCCCCGCATTCGCAAGAAACTGCAGACGCTGGCTGACGTCGGCCTAAGCTACATTCATCTCGGCCAGCAGGCCACGACTTTGTCCGGCGGCGAAGCCCAGCGGGTGAAGTTGTCAACGGAGTTGTCGAAGACGGCGACGGGAAATACTTTTTACATTCTGGACGAACCCACTACCGGCCTGCATTTCGAGGATATCAAGATGCTCTTGGGGGTCTTGAACGCCCTCGTGGAGCGCGGCAACACGGTGTTGGTCATCGAGCATAATCTCGACGTCATCAAAACCGCCGATTACATCATCGACTTGGGCCCGGAAGGCGGGGATGCGGGAGGAAAAGTGGTGGCCTCCGGCACGCCGGAACAAGTCGCCGCCGTCCGCGAATCCTACACCGGCCAGTTTCTGCGCAAAACCCTTAGCGATTAA
- a CDS encoding ATP-binding protein, producing the protein MKTRLIDITPDKSLLPKMGFAGYSIPQAIAELVDNSIDAMLEGQKLKIAIHIEKDSIIIADNASGMDEKHITKALVLAHSEKKGKLGEFGLGMKVACLNLGDQFSVTTKPFNEEREFTIDYDSTDWANNPKDWEIPLKETETGNGDHYTVVKISKLRKFHPNLANYIRSDLQRRFAPYINNHDVEIIVNKKKCIPEKVELIDDQKTNFEIELKSGNIVRGWYGLLKQGSQKGWYGFSTFRRGRMITAFDKIGIGEHPTIARIVGEIHMDHVPVTTTKREFEKESPEYREVEEALKKEFREIVKLARQKAGEEKVTKDIIEEINIWKENISEAVNSKEFHTYTSKFEGLKIRRDEKSQDIEQIDVEQRNEKEDTSTTPEEKPKSEKDRTPTETHKKKRHVVRIKGKNVEFEHQFAHLGEEESWKKWKYDPGKVIEIFTNTDFPAFHATKDRVFYAVIHIAESISELLVHQAEEDPSNIDEIKELILRISSKIKYELN; encoded by the coding sequence ATGAAAACGAGACTAATTGATATCACGCCCGACAAAAGTCTTTTACCAAAGATGGGGTTTGCTGGGTACTCCATTCCACAAGCCATAGCCGAATTAGTTGATAATTCAATTGACGCAATGCTCGAAGGGCAAAAATTGAAAATCGCTATACATATTGAAAAAGATTCAATAATCATAGCCGATAACGCATCTGGAATGGACGAAAAACATATTACAAAAGCTTTAGTTCTTGCACACTCCGAAAAGAAGGGAAAACTCGGTGAGTTTGGACTTGGGATGAAAGTTGCATGTCTGAACCTTGGCGATCAATTTTCGGTTACCACAAAGCCTTTTAACGAGGAGCGAGAATTTACGATCGATTATGATTCAACAGATTGGGCTAACAATCCAAAAGATTGGGAAATTCCTCTTAAGGAAACAGAAACAGGGAACGGCGATCATTATACAGTGGTTAAAATTTCAAAATTAAGAAAGTTTCATCCTAACCTTGCAAATTATATCAGATCTGACCTTCAGAGAAGGTTTGCGCCATATATCAATAATCACGATGTGGAGATAATTGTTAACAAGAAAAAGTGCATTCCAGAGAAGGTTGAATTAATTGATGACCAGAAAACTAATTTTGAAATTGAGTTAAAATCCGGGAATATCGTTAGAGGATGGTATGGCCTTTTAAAGCAAGGGTCACAAAAAGGTTGGTACGGGTTTAGTACCTTTCGTCGAGGCAGGATGATAACCGCTTTTGATAAGATTGGTATTGGAGAACATCCCACAATTGCAAGGATAGTAGGTGAAATACATATGGACCACGTTCCTGTTACAACAACAAAGAGAGAGTTTGAAAAAGAATCCCCAGAATACCGTGAGGTAGAGGAAGCTTTAAAGAAAGAATTTAGGGAGATTGTTAAGTTAGCTCGACAAAAAGCTGGAGAAGAGAAAGTTACGAAGGATATCATAGAAGAAATTAATATATGGAAGGAAAATATATCTGAAGCGGTGAATTCCAAGGAATTCCACACTTACACTTCCAAGTTTGAGGGATTAAAAATTCGCCGTGATGAAAAATCTCAAGACATTGAGCAGATTGATGTCGAGCAGCGTAATGAAAAAGAAGACACGTCAACAACGCCAGAGGAAAAACCAAAATCTGAGAAAGACAGAACTCCGACCGAGACTCACAAAAAGAAAAGGCATGTTGTTAGAATTAAAGGCAAGAACGTGGAATTTGAGCATCAGTTTGCCCATCTTGGAGAAGAGGAAAGTTGGAAAAAATGGAAGTATGATCCCGGTAAAGTAATTGAAATTTTCACTAATACAGATTTTCCAGCTTTTCACGCTACTAAGGATAGGGTATTCTATGCTGTTATCCATATTGCAGAGTCCATATCTGAATTGCTGGTACATCAAGCCGAAGAAGACCCATCCAATATAGATGAGATTAAAGAACTTATTTTGAGAATATCTTCAAAGATCAAATATGAATTGAACTGA
- the recO gene encoding DNA repair protein RecO has protein sequence MPLCKTNAVILGGRRFGDSSKIISAYTSEFGKVHLLAKGALAPKSKFLSALETFSESELVFYHKTTTELHLLSQATLLKSHLRLADKAEIFPFAAAACEITDEWIKGEEQNPAYFQLLTGFLNRLETSTSTQSPFLFWLFVYYGASILGFRPNLEACFRCGKKENRKSYLFHPEKGGLVCAEDARESERYLKLSAELKILAQTLAHSDFEKSSQLEVPPKLVKELSEFLKDFLLVQGVWKQLPASLALG, from the coding sequence ATGCCCCTGTGCAAAACTAACGCCGTCATTCTGGGCGGCCGCCGCTTCGGCGACTCCTCCAAAATCATCTCCGCCTACACCAGCGAGTTCGGCAAAGTGCATTTGCTGGCCAAAGGCGCCCTCGCCCCCAAAAGCAAATTCCTTTCCGCCTTGGAAACTTTTTCCGAAAGCGAACTGGTCTTTTATCACAAGACGACGACCGAATTGCATCTGCTTTCCCAGGCCACGCTCCTGAAATCCCACCTGCGCTTGGCGGACAAAGCCGAAATTTTCCCCTTCGCCGCCGCCGCTTGCGAAATAACGGATGAATGGATTAAAGGCGAAGAGCAAAACCCCGCCTACTTTCAGCTTCTGACCGGCTTTCTCAACCGCTTGGAAACTTCTACGTCAACTCAATCGCCGTTCTTATTCTGGCTTTTCGTCTATTACGGCGCTTCCATCCTCGGTTTCCGCCCCAATCTGGAGGCCTGCTTCCGTTGTGGGAAGAAAGAGAACAGGAAGTCCTATCTCTTCCATCCCGAAAAAGGGGGCCTGGTCTGCGCCGAAGACGCCCGCGAAAGCGAACGCTATTTAAAACTCTCCGCTGAACTGAAGATTTTAGCCCAAACGCTTGCCCATTCCGACTTCGAAAAATCTTCTCAACTCGAAGTCCCCCCCAAACTGGTCAAAGAGCTGTCCGAGTTCTTGAAGGATTTCCTCTTGGTGCAGGGGGTCTGGAAACAACTGCCGGCAAGCTTGGCCCTGGGTTAA
- a CDS encoding septum formation initiator family protein: MYKPREKESSFVSRIRDRALGSRKSFRLFLWMAGSIVLLYLFATGNFGFLRILSLYEKRENLIRENRYLTVVQADLEWRKRELAKNPALVEKVAREKLGLAKKGEILYKIIPPKDSPPKFEDGAYAPVQN, translated from the coding sequence ATGTATAAGCCGCGCGAAAAGGAAAGTTCCTTTGTCAGCCGGATTCGCGACCGCGCCTTGGGTTCCAGAAAATCCTTCCGCTTATTTCTCTGGATGGCCGGCTCCATTGTTCTCCTTTACCTTTTCGCCACCGGCAACTTCGGTTTTCTGCGCATTCTCTCCCTCTACGAAAAACGGGAGAATCTGATTCGCGAAAACCGCTATCTGACCGTGGTGCAGGCCGATTTGGAATGGCGCAAGCGGGAGCTCGCCAAAAACCCGGCACTGGTGGAAAAAGTGGCCCGCGAAAAGCTCGGCTTGGCCAAAAAAGGGGAGATTCTGTACAAGATAATCCCCCCCAAGGACTCCCCCCCGAAGTTTGAAGACGGGGCTTATGCCCCTGTGCAAAACTAA
- the eno gene encoding phosphopyruvate hydratase: MQKPLAQKFFSHTFAPVELAFLKGREILDSRGNPTLEVLAGTADGVISSASVPSGASTGTHEALELRDKDPKRFRGMGVKKAIENVERQIAPAFLKSQPDIFNQGSVDGFLCELDGTENKGKLGANAILGVSIACARLAARSLMQPLYQYLGGVYASLLPVPMMNILNGGRHADSNVDLQEFMVAPVGTPNFREALRMGSEILWALKAVLKEKNLSTGVGDEGGFAPNLRSNREALDLISGAVKKAGYNLGEDVLFALDPAASEFFDAGKNRYVLKGEKKELSPEEMVAYYVDLCKSYPIYSIEDGMAEDDWDGWNLLTERLGKKVQLVGDDLFVTNPKRLSLGIQRKVANAVLIKPNQIGTLSETFQCVQAARDAGYASVISHRSGETADNYIADLAVAWQTGQIKTGAPCRGERVSKYNRLLAIEDELRGQARWAGPKILENYRSKNV, from the coding sequence ATGCAAAAACCCCTTGCCCAAAAATTTTTTTCGCATACTTTTGCGCCCGTGGAGCTGGCATTTTTGAAGGGGCGGGAAATTCTGGACTCCCGCGGCAATCCGACCTTGGAAGTTCTTGCCGGCACCGCTGATGGCGTCATCTCCTCCGCCTCCGTCCCTTCGGGAGCCTCAACCGGCACCCACGAAGCATTGGAACTTCGCGACAAGGATCCCAAACGCTTCCGCGGCATGGGTGTCAAAAAAGCCATCGAAAACGTGGAACGTCAGATTGCCCCCGCCTTTCTGAAAAGCCAGCCGGACATTTTCAATCAGGGGAGCGTCGACGGCTTTCTTTGCGAGCTGGACGGCACCGAAAACAAGGGCAAGTTAGGGGCCAACGCCATTCTGGGCGTCTCCATCGCCTGCGCCCGCCTCGCCGCCCGCAGTTTGATGCAGCCCCTCTACCAGTATCTGGGCGGCGTTTACGCCTCGTTGCTCCCCGTGCCGATGATGAACATTTTGAACGGCGGCCGCCACGCCGATTCGAATGTCGACTTGCAGGAGTTTATGGTCGCCCCCGTCGGAACGCCGAATTTCCGCGAGGCCTTGCGAATGGGTTCGGAAATTTTGTGGGCCTTGAAGGCCGTGCTGAAGGAAAAAAACCTTTCCACCGGTGTGGGTGATGAAGGGGGCTTTGCCCCCAATTTGCGCTCCAACCGCGAGGCACTGGACTTGATTTCCGGGGCGGTCAAAAAAGCGGGTTACAATCTGGGCGAAGACGTTTTATTCGCTCTGGACCCCGCCGCCAGCGAGTTTTTCGACGCCGGCAAAAATCGCTACGTTTTGAAAGGGGAGAAAAAAGAGCTTTCCCCGGAGGAGATGGTGGCGTATTATGTGGACCTGTGCAAAAGCTATCCCATTTACTCCATTGAGGACGGCATGGCGGAAGATGACTGGGACGGCTGGAATTTGTTGACCGAGCGGCTGGGGAAAAAAGTGCAGCTCGTCGGCGACGATTTGTTCGTCACCAACCCCAAGCGATTGTCACTGGGAATTCAACGCAAAGTCGCCAACGCCGTTTTAATCAAACCGAACCAGATTGGCACGCTTTCGGAGACCTTTCAATGCGTGCAGGCCGCGCGGGACGCCGGCTACGCCTCCGTGATTTCCCACCGCTCCGGCGAAACGGCCGATAACTATATCGCCGATTTGGCCGTCGCCTGGCAGACCGGACAAATCAAAACCGGCGCCCCCTGCCGTGGCGAGCGGGTATCGAAGTACAACCGCCTTTTGGCCATCGAGGACGAATTGAGAGGACAAGCCCGCTGGGCCGGGCCCAAGATTCTGGAAAACTACCGGAGCAAAAATGTATAA
- a CDS encoding protein-L-isoaspartate(D-aspartate) O-methyltransferase — MAVKEDRFLKIREQMVARQIEARGVKDQRVLAAMRKIPRHLFVPEEYAEESYGDEPLPIGLEQTISQPYIVAVMTELLNLSPKDRVLEVGTGSGYQTAILAELAGEVYSLEIVPELGKRAAELLISLGYKNVWIKISDGFNGWPEMAPFDAIIATACAEELPPPLLAQLKTGGRLVAPLGTEREQYLYLFIRTEEGVIKKRGAPVRFVPFTRHED; from the coding sequence ATGGCCGTCAAAGAAGACCGGTTTTTGAAAATCCGTGAACAAATGGTAGCCCGGCAAATTGAAGCAAGAGGGGTCAAGGACCAGCGGGTTTTGGCGGCGATGCGGAAAATTCCAAGGCATCTTTTCGTGCCGGAGGAATATGCCGAGGAATCGTACGGCGATGAGCCGCTGCCCATCGGCTTGGAGCAGACCATTTCGCAGCCCTACATCGTGGCGGTGATGACAGAGCTATTAAATCTTTCCCCCAAAGACCGCGTCCTTGAAGTCGGCACCGGCTCCGGATACCAGACGGCGATTCTGGCGGAACTGGCCGGGGAGGTTTATTCGCTCGAGATCGTGCCGGAGCTGGGGAAACGGGCCGCGGAACTGCTCATTTCGCTCGGCTACAAAAACGTCTGGATAAAAATTTCCGACGGATTCAACGGCTGGCCGGAGATGGCGCCGTTTGACGCCATCATTGCCACGGCCTGCGCGGAGGAGCTGCCGCCGCCGCTTTTGGCGCAGTTGAAAACGGGAGGGCGGCTGGTGGCCCCTTTGGGGACGGAACGGGAGCAGTACCTCTACTTGTTCATCCGGACGGAAGAGGGGGTCATTAAAAAACGGGGGGCGCCGGTGCGGTTTGTGCCGTTTACCCGCCACGAGGATTGA